From the genome of Bacteroidales bacterium:
AGGACTTTCTTTTGATGATTTTGATAATATTTCTACAAATTCTTTGTCTTGCGAAATACTTGTTTTTGACTTTAACGCTGAAACAGACGATTCTATTAGTTCTAAGGAATTTGAGCCAACAATTAAATTGTTTTTTAATGCAATATAAAAAGGGCTTTTATTAAATTTATAAAAAGTGTTTTTATTTATATTTTCTTCAAGGAAAACATTGTTTGTTTCTTTTTGTAAGATTTTTAAAATGTTTTCAGAATTATTGTTTTCTGTTAATTCAAGAATGAAAAGGGCTTCTACTTTACTTTTTTTAGAACCATGTATAGATGCAAATAATCTTGAATTTGAGAGAATGTTTTCGGTTTTTTTATTTAGTGAAAAAAGGGAGTCGCTTTGTTTTAATCCGTGAAAAAATTGCTCAATTGTTGGGAACGAAAGAGTTTTTTCTATTGTGGATTTATTTTCCTCATTTAAAAAAAATGTTGGGTCATTTAATATAAAAATCGCAAAAGAGTTGTTTGGAATAGCATCAATAGCATTAAAAGTTTTTTGTTTAAAAGGATTGAAAACAAATAGAAAAGTAATAAGGAGCAATGTAGCTAATCCCCCGATAAAATAAAGTAATTTTTTAGATTTAAAAATACCTTTAATTTTCATAATACAAATCTAAAAATTGTTTTCGCAAACAAAACAATGTTTTTATCAATCATTCAACAATATTTTGTTAATTTAACAAAACATTTTCTTGAATAATTATAGTTTAGCAGGAATAAATAGTTTTTTAAGGATTAAATCAATCCTTTTTCGTGTTTAATTCTAATATGTTTAAGCATGTCTTGGGTCATGGCATCCATATCGTATGCAGGTTCCCAGCCCCATTCGGAACGAGCAGCGCTGTCATCTATGCTTTCTGGCCAGCTATCAGCAATTGCTTGTCTAAAGTCGGGCTCATAAGTAATAGTAAATCCCGGTTGATATTTTTTTATACATGCGGCTAATTCTGCTGCAGTAAAGTCCATGGAGGCAACGTTAAAATTAGTGTGGTGTTTTAGTTTTGAAAAATCTGCTTTAAGCAAATCTGTTGTAGCTTTGATGCAGTCAGGCATATACATCATTGGCAACCTTGTTTCTGCTTTTAAAAAACAGGTGTATTTATTGTTTTTTACTGCTTCATAAAAAATAGCAACAGCATAATCAGTTGTTCCGCCACCTGGCAGCGTTTCGTGGCTAATAATTCCCGGATATCTGAGTCCTCTAATATCCAATCCGTATTTGTTTACATAATAATTTCCAAGTAATTCTCCGGTAACTTTTGTAATACCATACATAGTTGTTGGCTCTAAAATTGTTTCTTGGGGAGTTTTTACTCGTGGTGTTGTTGGTCCAAATGCAGCAAT
Proteins encoded in this window:
- a CDS encoding NAD-dependent epimerase/dehydratase family protein, with protein sequence MKNILVIGAFGQIGSELTLSLRKDFGDNNVIASDINPRKDSPLSAGPIVTLDARNREAIAEICKKFNIDTIINLAAILSANGEKNPMLAWDININALINTFEIAKDLKLDRVLVPSSIAAFGPTTPRVKTPQETILEPTTMYGITKVTGELLGNYYVNKYGLDIRGLRYPGIISHETLPGGGTTDYAVAIFYEAVKNNKYTCFLKAETRLPMMYMPDCIKATTDLLKADFSKLKHHTNFNVASMDFTAAELAACIKKYQPGFTITYEPDFRQAIADSWPESIDDSAARSEWGWEPAYDMDAMTQDMLKHIRIKHEKGLI